TTGCCCCACTGGACGCTGGTCTCCAATGCCCGGCCTTCCTGAATCGCCTCATGCTGCGCCTGCCCCCGTAACGACAGTTTCCGCCCAGCCGATTTCACTCTGGTGCAGCGCGCTTTGACCGGACACTTCTGACAGTCCCGTTCTCGAAATCGCACTTCAATCAGGTCATACCCGCGCTTTTCCCGCAGGTTTTTCCAATAGTACGAGGTGTGTCCCTGTGGACACACGGTTCGCTCCTTGGCCCAGTCAATCTGAAACGCCGTCACATCGTAGCCTCCTGACCGTGCCTGCCAGCTGGCGTTCTGCCGTGCTGGCCCAATCACCCGGACCCCATGGTGCTCTTTCGCCCGAACCACCAGATCGCCACTGATGTAGCCGCCATCCAGCAAATGTTCCTCTGGGAGCAGCTGGCGTTCTGCCAATGACTGATGGATGTCGTCGATCACCTGATAGTCCGTGAGGGCGGCTTCCGTGGTGCGCACAGCAGTCATGACATGAGGCGTGTCCTCCTCGCAGCTTTCGGTGAAATGCACCTTATAGCCCGACCACTTGAGGCCCCCTCTCGCCCCGTACCCCGCTTCCGGGTCATAGGGTGAGTTGAACCGCTCACGCGCATTGGTCACCATCCCGTCCTGCCACCGCACGTCTCCGTCCACCTGCGTGAACTGCAGGGCCCACATCCGCCGTAAGGTCTGCACGGCTGGCAAGTCGCCGAGCTGCACGTGGGCTGTGCCGTCGATCTGAGTCAGGAGTGCAAAGCCATCCTGGCCAATTTGACAGGCATACGCGTGGCCCTCTTCCTGGCCTTTCGGCAGCCGTGCACTCTCCAGCCGTTCGCCGTACCTTGAAAACCACTCCGGTGGGCACCAGGCCAACCACGTTGGTTGGATGGTCGCAATCGCGTTTAGCGCAGCCCTCAACGTTTCCCCCACCGATTCCAGGCGAGTCAGGGACCGGACGCGGGCCAGGACATGGGTTGAGTCTGTCCGTTGCCGGCCACGCCTCTTGATCAGACCCCGGTCTCGAAACTTGCTCAGGAGACCATCCAGCAACTGCCCTTCAGCGCTTCCGGCAATGAGCCTGGACCGAAACTCGCTCAGCACGCTGAAGTGAAAGCCAGGATCGTCTAGGGGCAGGCCCAGGAGATACTTCAGGTCGATGCGAGCCCGCACCTGATCGGCAGCCTGCCGGTCGGTCACACCTTCCAGAAATTGCACCACAGTGATGAGGGCCAGGCGCCACGGCGGCAACGCGGGCCGACCCCGTCTCGAAAACAAGTCCTGGAAGGCACCATCATCGAAGAGTTCGCCAAACTCGTCTCGAAGGCTGAGATACAGGTTGCCCTGAGGAAAGGCCATGTGGGCGATGCGTGCCGTGTCTTCGGGAAGGGAGAGGGAATTGGTTGGACGCAGCATGATTGAGTGTGCCCCACCATCTGTCAGACTCACACCCAACGGCACATCACTGAATAGAATAGATGGGTGACCACTCTGACTGCGCCTCCGGTGCTTGACCAGCTTAAGGCGCTTGCACAAGACACCCGATACGACCTGGTGCGTCATCTGGCTCAGGGCGAACACTGTGTTTGCGACCTCGAAGCCCTGCTAGGCTTACCTCAATCCAAAGTCTCTTACCACCTGGGCATCCTCAAAGAAGCGGGCCTCGTGACGGCAGAACAGCGCGGAAAGAATACGTACTACACGCTGCGCCGCGAACCCCTGTTCCGCATTGGTGGTCACCTGCTCGTGGATCTCTTCCCAGATCACGTCGGCTTGACACATCAACCGAAATCGGTGTGTTAACGTGGCCGGGTGCCCCGTGTCCTGATTCTCTGCACCCACAATTCCGCCCGCTCCCAAATGGCCGAAGCCCTCACCCGTAACGCGGCCCAGCGCCTGGGCGTGGACCTGGAGGTGCATTCCGCCGGAACCGAAGCCACGCGGGTCAAAGATGACGCTAAAACCGTGATGGCCGAACTGGGCATTGACCTGTCGACCCATATCAGCAAGACCCTCTGGGATGTGCCTGACGCACAGAACTTCGACTACGTCGTCACCGTTTGTGACAGTGCCGCTGAAGCGTGCCCGGTGTACCCCGGCAAAACCAACCGGCGTCACTACCCGTTCACGGACCCCAGTGGCGGCAGCCTGGACCGCTGGCGCACCGTACGCGACCAGCTTAAAGTCCAGTTCGATGCCTTCGTGCAGGCGCTGAAAGATGGCGAGGACGCGCCCCCCACCTACGAAGACAGTCCTGCCGTCACGGTGGCCTGAGATGACGGTGCCCCTGTCTCGCGCCGTCACCGCTGAAGGCATAGGCACCTTTGCCCTGGTGTTCTTCGGGCCTGGTGCGGCAGTTGTTCAGGCACAGACGGGGGCTCTCGGGCACCTCGGGGTCGCGGTGGTCTTCGGTCTCACGGTGACGGCCGTCATTGCCGCCCTCGCCCCCATCAGCGGCGCACACATCAACCCAGCCGCTACGTTTGCGCTGACGCTGGCTGGAAAGTTCCCGAAGGCGCGTGTGGTGCCCTACGTGGCCGCTCAGTTGATCGGGGCGACTCTGGCGGCCTTTGTCCTGCTCGCTCTGTTCGGCATGAAGGGCAATCTGGGCGTCACCGTGCCGGCTGGCAGCGTTATGCAGGCGTTCGTTCTGGAACTGATCCTGACCTTCTTCCTCCTCCTGGTCGCCCTGCGGTCGGGATTGCCTTGGGTTGTGGGCGGTGTGGTGGCCCTGGAAGCCGCCATGGGCGGCCCCATCACGGGCGCAAGCATGAACCCGGCCCGCTCCTTTGGTCCGGCCTTGGCCAGCGGCATCTGGACGGCCCACTGGCTGTACTGGGTTGCCCCTTTGCTTGGTGCGGCGCTTGCGGTCGCGGCCAACCACCTCCTGGCCCCCACTGAACCAGTCGAAACCCAGCCCCGCAGGGCCCAGGAATTTGTTCCTGAAGGAGAAACTGCATGACCGACGCTCCCCGCCCCATCCGTGTGCTCTTCCTCTGCACCGGCAACACCGCCCGGTCCCAGATGGCCCAGGTGCTGCTTGAACACCACGGGGGGGACAGGTTTCAGGTCACCTCTGCTGGCCTGGAACCAGGTGAGGTGAATCCCCTCACGGTGCAGGTCCTCAAAGAGCAGGGCTTCCCAACGGAGCACCTCCAGGCCAAGGGTGTGCGGCCCTTGATCGCGGAGCACTTCACCTACGTGATCACCGTCTGTGACCGTGCAGAAGCAAATTGCCCCAGCTTCCCGAATGCGACCTACCGATTGTCGTGGTCGTTCGATGATCCAGCTGCGGCCACAGGTACTGAAGACGAGCGCCTGCAGGTGTTCCGCCGCGTGCGGGATGAGATTGACGCCCGCGTGCAGGCCTGGGTCGCGGAGCGCGCATGAAGATTGCGGTCTATGGAGACGTACATGGCAACCGTTTCGCTCTGGAGGCGGTCGTTGAAGACATCAAGGCCCACCAACCGGACGCCTGGGTCAATCTGGGGGACCAGCTCTTTGGTGGTGCCGACCCCGCTGGGGCGTGGCAGCTTCAACAACAGCTCAAAGCCGAGTACGGCGTCCTGGAAGTGCGGGGGAATACCGATGAGCGCCTGGGGCAGCCGCTCACCGAGACCACCGAAAAGCGCGAGATGCTGGCCTGGCTCCATGAGCAGCTCCCCGAGGGTGCTGGAGCGTACGTGGCTGGCCTGCCCACCTCCGTCTCCTTGGCCGACGGTCAAGTCCTGGCCGCCCACGGGACCCCAGACTCCGCCTGGACCTACCTGCTGCGCGATGGCAACGCCTGGGCACATGACGACTTGGTGCAGGAACGGCTGAGCAACCCCGGGAACGCCCGTGTCGTCATCGTGGGCCACTCCCACCTGGAACACCTTCGCCAGATAGGTGCCTTGACCGTGGTGAACGCGGGTGCGGTCTCCCGGCAGAAAGACGGCTCGCCCCTCGCCCGCTGGGTGCTGCTGGAGGGTGAAGGGGGCGCATGGAACGTCACCTTCCGGCGTGTGCCCTACAACATTGAGGCGGCGGCTCAATGGGCCGACCAACACGCCTATCACGGCACAAAAGAAGCCACGCAGCTCCGGACTGGAAAGGACTCAAAATGACCCAGCACTACGACGTGGTGATCGTCGGCGGCGGCCCCGCCGGCCTGACCGCTGCGATTTACACCGGCCGCGCCAGCCTGAAGACCCTGATTCTGGAAAAGGGCCTGCCCGGCGGCCAGATTGCTCAGACAGAAGAAGTCGAGAACTACCCCGGTTTCCCCGAGCCCATCAGCGGCATGGAACTGGCGGGCCGCATGCAGCAGCAGGCCGAGAAATTCGGCGGCGTGATCGAAATGGACGAGGTGCAGGCCATCGTGCGCGACGAGCACGACCACGAGTATCCCTTCACGGTGACGGGGTACGGCGGCACCTACCGCGCCAAGGCCGTGATTCTGGCCACCGGGGCCAACCCCAAGCGCCTGAACGTGCCCGGCGAGGAGCACTTCTGGGGCAAGGGCGTCAGCACCTGCGCCACCTGCGACGGTTTCTTTTACCGGGGCAAGAAGGTGGTCGTGGTGGGCGGCGGCGACGCCGCCGTGGAAGAGGGCCTGTTCCTGACCAAGTTTGCTGACGAGGTGACCCTGATTCACCGCCGCGATACCCTGCGCGCCAACAAGGTGGCCCAGGCCCGGGCGTTTTCCAATCCCAAGATGAAGTTCATCTGGGACACGGCGGTCGAGGAAATCGAAGGCGAGGAGAGCGTAACCGGCGTGCGCCTGAAAAACCTCAAGACCGGCGAGGTCAGCGAGATGGCCACCGACGGCGTGTTTATCTTCATCGGTCATGTGCCGAACACCGACTTCGTGAAGGACACCGTGAAGCTGCGCCCCGACGGCTACGTGGACGTGACCGACGAGATCTACACCAGCGTGCCCATGCTGTTTGCGGCCGGCGACGTGAGTGATTACATCTACCGCCAACTGGGCACCAGCGTCGGGGCGGGCACACGCGCCGCCATGAGCGCCGAGCGCGCCCTGGCCGCCCTGGAAGTCGAAGCCGAAACTGCCGCAGACTGATCAGGCGTCTGGCGTTTCCCCTTCTTCAAGTTTGAAGTCCTTGAAGAAGGGGATGCGTTGTTCAGGCAGGGCTTCGTGTTCAGTATTCCGGCCGAGGAGCGGACGCTGTTCCAGATACAGCCGCTCCTCCAAAGGATCAAGCAACGTCCCTGATGACGTGGCGTCCACATACAAGATGGGCAGAGGGTGCCCAAGATCTCCCTCTTCATCGACGCCCAGCACCCGACTGAGTGGAAGAATGGTCAGGATCACGAGTTCCGCCTGATTCTCTTGTGGAACTCGCTGCTGCCAAGCGGCATGGTAGGCGGCGTAGGTTGGGTCGAAGGTTCGGTCCTGACCATACAGGGTGCGATGTGACCTTGTCGGCCAGGAGTGATCAAGAGCGTCCCACTCACCTGATTCTGAATCGAGATAGGCGAAGTGACGCCGCAGTTCAAGGACCAGGTTGTCACGCATGTTCAGACACTGCACCTGATGAATGGCCCAAGGGGGATTGACGTCAAAGTCTGG
Above is a window of Deinococcus arcticus DNA encoding:
- a CDS encoding MIP/aquaporin family protein, with translation MTVPLSRAVTAEGIGTFALVFFGPGAAVVQAQTGALGHLGVAVVFGLTVTAVIAALAPISGAHINPAATFALTLAGKFPKARVVPYVAAQLIGATLAAFVLLALFGMKGNLGVTVPAGSVMQAFVLELILTFFLLLVALRSGLPWVVGGVVALEAAMGGPITGASMNPARSFGPALASGIWTAHWLYWVAPLLGAALAVAANHLLAPTEPVETQPRRAQEFVPEGETA
- a CDS encoding arsenate reductase ArsC codes for the protein MPRVLILCTHNSARSQMAEALTRNAAQRLGVDLEVHSAGTEATRVKDDAKTVMAELGIDLSTHISKTLWDVPDAQNFDYVVTVCDSAAEACPVYPGKTNRRHYPFTDPSGGSLDRWRTVRDQLKVQFDAFVQALKDGEDAPPTYEDSPAVTVA
- a CDS encoding metallophosphoesterase family protein gives rise to the protein MKIAVYGDVHGNRFALEAVVEDIKAHQPDAWVNLGDQLFGGADPAGAWQLQQQLKAEYGVLEVRGNTDERLGQPLTETTEKREMLAWLHEQLPEGAGAYVAGLPTSVSLADGQVLAAHGTPDSAWTYLLRDGNAWAHDDLVQERLSNPGNARVVIVGHSHLEHLRQIGALTVVNAGAVSRQKDGSPLARWVLLEGEGGAWNVTFRRVPYNIEAAAQWADQHAYHGTKEATQLRTGKDSK
- a CDS encoding arsenate reductase ArsC, with product MTDAPRPIRVLFLCTGNTARSQMAQVLLEHHGGDRFQVTSAGLEPGEVNPLTVQVLKEQGFPTEHLQAKGVRPLIAEHFTYVITVCDRAEANCPSFPNATYRLSWSFDDPAAATGTEDERLQVFRRVRDEIDARVQAWVAERA
- the trxB gene encoding thioredoxin-disulfide reductase; this translates as MTQHYDVVIVGGGPAGLTAAIYTGRASLKTLILEKGLPGGQIAQTEEVENYPGFPEPISGMELAGRMQQQAEKFGGVIEMDEVQAIVRDEHDHEYPFTVTGYGGTYRAKAVILATGANPKRLNVPGEEHFWGKGVSTCATCDGFFYRGKKVVVVGGGDAAVEEGLFLTKFADEVTLIHRRDTLRANKVAQARAFSNPKMKFIWDTAVEEIEGEESVTGVRLKNLKTGEVSEMATDGVFIFIGHVPNTDFVKDTVKLRPDGYVDVTDEIYTSVPMLFAAGDVSDYIYRQLGTSVGAGTRAAMSAERALAALEVEAETAAD
- a CDS encoding IS1182 family transposase, which translates into the protein MMLRPTNSLSLPEDTARIAHMAFPQGNLYLSLRDEFGELFDDGAFQDLFSRRGRPALPPWRLALITVVQFLEGVTDRQAADQVRARIDLKYLLGLPLDDPGFHFSVLSEFRSRLIAGSAEGQLLDGLLSKFRDRGLIKRRGRQRTDSTHVLARVRSLTRLESVGETLRAALNAIATIQPTWLAWCPPEWFSRYGERLESARLPKGQEEGHAYACQIGQDGFALLTQIDGTAHVQLGDLPAVQTLRRMWALQFTQVDGDVRWQDGMVTNARERFNSPYDPEAGYGARGGLKWSGYKVHFTESCEEDTPHVMTAVRTTEAALTDYQVIDDIHQSLAERQLLPEEHLLDGGYISGDLVVRAKEHHGVRVIGPARQNASWQARSGGYDVTAFQIDWAKERTVCPQGHTSYYWKNLREKRGYDLIEVRFRERDCQKCPVKARCTRVKSAGRKLSLRGQAQHEAIQEGRALETSVQWGKVYTRRAGIEGTHSLGVRTMGLRRSRYRGQAKTHVQHVATAAAINLMRVAAWLEHVPRRGTRISRFAALKPQ
- a CDS encoding ArsR/SmtB family transcription factor, yielding MTTLTAPPVLDQLKALAQDTRYDLVRHLAQGEHCVCDLEALLGLPQSKVSYHLGILKEAGLVTAEQRGKNTYYTLRREPLFRIGGHLLVDLFPDHVGLTHQPKSVC